CTCACTGTTAGATTGTGTGGACCAAAGTGAATCCACAGCCATGAAACAGTGAAGACATACGCTATGCATCAGAGTACATTCTAAGACCTTAAAATGATACATGAAACTACAACAGAGAACACGGCACATAATAATGATCAAGATATTTTAATGCACTCAACCAATAGAAATTATAGAATGTAAAATCTTCATTTATACTTCAAATATTTCCAAACATCTACTACACAAAATGTGAAGGCTGATGGAGTCGTTTTTAAGGTTATTGATTTTTTAAGAACTATGAAACTTATCACCTCTGTTTCCATATTTATAATTAGCAGGAAACTAATCAATTTCATGGTCTTGTtcttaaggtgtgtgtgtgtgtgtgtgtgtgtgtgtgtgtgtgtgtgtgtgtgtgtgtgtgtgcagaatgtgTTACATTCCAGTCCTATACAGGACATTATTGATGAGATTGTGGATCAGGAATTTCAAACAGTTACTGAAAtaaagctgaaaaacaaaagtcaaGAATTCCTTGTTTGTTGGACGCTGTCACTCGTTGTGAAACTTGGGCAGCTGGTTGCCGGGGACAACCACGTGCTCCACCCCAGTTTCCGTGATGACCACAAGGTGAGCCACGCCTCCGCTGACGTTGTCTCTGCCCATAGCAAGAGCTAAAGCTGTGacccagagagagagcaaagggggggcagagcaggggggggggggacaacaagcAGGACAAATACAGGTTTAACAACTGAAGGTGAGCAGCATGCAGCGTTTATACACCTCCTAAAGGCTGCATGGTCACCAACTACAACATAGAAGTACATCACACCACTCAATCTGAGTGCAACCAGAGGCCTTTGTCCCGGCTGAGCTGTGGGACATAATGTCAAACTctcatattataatatttataatattatgaTATTTACTGAACATCTATTCTCATTGTCTGCATCATACTGGAATCATAGGATCACGACCCAAGTTCCCCCCATTGAACACCAAACAAGTAGCAGCGTATTTAGGTCAGCGTGCACAAGTAAACCAACAGGACCGTACCATTAGTGGCAAACTGCAGGCATTCCTCTCTGCTCATGTGGGCTTTGTATTTGGCGTCGACGTAGCCGTAGATGTAGGTGCTGCCTGAGCCTCCGATGGTCACCGGCTGACCGATCAACATCCCACCAAGAGACACCACGTACACCTGGAGAGGGACGCAGGATATCAGCAGTAGGTGGAGTTACTTTGGACTGCTGTGGTCTCTGCTTCCTGTGTGACTGTGATCCCGACCAGCCCCCACCTGAGGTCCCTTCTTCCTGTCCCAGCCTGCTGTGATGAAGCccgcctgcagctcctctttgttgttgtagCACAGTTCCTGCAGCACCGATGCTGCTGCTATCACCAGTGGAGGGCTCTCCATCTGCACACTGTGCAAAAACAACTATTGTTTTGGGCTCTCTAATGATTTTATATAGCTTTCAGTGTAACAAGTGTTTGGGGTTAGTTTGTTAGTTGTTGCACACAACTTTGTcagctgtcttctcctcttggaggattaaaaatgaatcaataaccAGCGTGATTAACAAATTATTCTATTAATGAGTGATGTGAAAATAGGATTTAGCTTCCTTTCTAAACACAAGTTTAGTAAACATGTGCTATTGTATTCATACGAGTGTGTGGCACCTATGGAGTGACAGGTGGAACTTTGCAGCCTTGGTGACGGCCTGAGCATCTGCTAGTGAGCCGGCCATGCAGCAGAAGATCTGGTCATGAACCTGGACCACCTTGTTGATGGTCTTAGATGACACGTATtccctgaagagagagaggaatgtaTGTGATGAAGTGACTTGGATCCACCACAGTCACAGGGACATTTCTGTTTCTTACTAATGGCTTTAACAATGGAGGCATCTTCATGTATCTTCCCAGCACCCTTACCCTCCAATGGAAGCCCTGGAATCTGAACCAATCACAACCCCTCCATCAAAAGTGGCAGCCAGGATGGTGgtctgggggagaggggggggggatatgttcTCACATGCAAGTAATGAATAAGTAGTTACATCAAGCCAAACACAGCAGGAGACATAACACGGCCGTGacaggttctgtgcttggaccgattctatttaccctgtacatgcttcctttgggcgacgttatcagaaaacattgcataaacttccattgttatgcagacgatactcaacagtatctatcgatcaagccagaaaaAACCAACCAGCTtcttagacttcaggattgtcttgtagacaaaacttggatgacctgcaacttcctgatgttaaactcggaaaaatcggaagttatcatgataggcccagagcgcctttgaagtcagctgtcacgtgatacagtctctatggatggaattgctctggtatccaacagcaccgtcagaaagagttctcttcgaccaggatatgtccttcaactctcatataaagaagtcttcaaggactgccttttttcatctacgtaatatatcaaaaatcaggaacttcctgtctcaaagtgatgcataaaaactagttcatgcatttgttacttctactGGATTACTGTCATTCTTTGTtttcaggctgctcttgtataTCTCTTAAACCTCTGCAGTTGAtacagaatgctgcagcacgtgtattaacaagaactaagaaatgggatcatttaactcctttattaacttctctgcactggcttcctgttaaatcaagaatagaatttaaggtacttctcctcacctacaaggcacttgctggtgaggcacggtcttatcttaaagagcttgttacaccgtattgccctaagaggcatctgcgctccgtagatgctgggctacttgtggttcctagagttttaaaaagtaggatggggtccagagccttcagttatcaagctcctcttttgtggaaccagcttccacttttagtccggggggcagactcggtcagctcatttaagaaaaagcttaaaacgttcctctttgatgttgcttatagttagggctggctcaggttagcctggaccagcccttagttaagctgctttaggcttagactgccgggggacttcttacgacacaccgagcccctctctcacgctcacactctcactctctccttccacaatcatccatgttttattaatttacatcactaattcagcttctttccgggagttctttgtgctttctcgcctagcaggtctccatcgatcatagtttcgtgcggatcCCGGTTCTGACTcatggcatggctctgctgacacctgctgctgccatcatcattactttaaatatgattcatattactgtcatcataaaccaacatctttctgctctccctccccacagaagcctctgttgATGGTagttcgatctgatggtggttgtccctgcagtggtcctgctgtacacttgttctgctactttcaattacttgtatcatttctgttagaggagttcaatgtattgtacatttttacattgttgattctgtacacgtgacatccattgcagtctgtccatcccgggagagggatccctcctctgacgttctccctaatgtttcttccctttttttcccattgaagagttttttcatattttggggagtttttcctgtgccgatgtgagggtttcgggacagaggatgttgcatgtgtacagactgtaaagccctctgaggcaaatttgtaatttgcgatttgaATTAGACTCCTGGCTTCCGTGCCCATGTCAGCCACTCTGAGCAGCGCTATGCATTATGGGATTTAGAGTTTCTGGAAGGGTTTTTACAAACTGAAATAAACGTGTAGCTTGTCGGTTCTTTGTGTGTTCAGTTCTAAAAGATGTTGTAAAGATGTGACTCATTCAGGACTAACGTGCAAACACGTGGGACATTAAAACACGCGACAGCTCCGGTCCTCGTAGTGTTTGGCTTCCTTTCAGGTAACTTCTAGTCTCACCTGTTTATGCGCAGAATCACTGATCGATCATTTGATCCTTCAGCAGGTTCTCCGATGACACTAAGGAGCCGGTCCGGATGTACTCACCCCTGTGCTGACTCCTTTGACCCGTGAGTCCACGCTGCGTTTCTCCATTTTCACAGCAAAAgcgaaagagaagaaggaggcgaCGCTCCAAACAGCGACCTCAGGCGCATCGAGACGCGCAGAGGAGCCGCAGTCCAGGATCCATATGGCGCTATCCAATGTCCTCCAAGCTCCTGCAGCGGGGTTTAACTTCGACCACGCAGCCAGGTAGGAGCTTCTGTTCGGCTCTTCTAGGCACCACTTGGTGTCGGTTCAGATGTAGAAAACCAATGAAGCTTTCAGATCCATTTGAGATCCAAAGTGAAAGTAACTTtcccttgtttgtttgtcacgTTGATCAATGAATCAACTTGGttattattgatattatatCCATTCAtaagtctctccctccctgtagGAATGCTGAGTTAGAGGCTCTGTTTGATGGACAGGTACCTAAACCTGTGAAAACAGGCACCACCATCGCGGGAGTGGTGTTCAAGGCGAGTACACAAACCTGTGTTAATCTGCATGTgtatgaaaagggaaagaagtggAACGTTTAGTCCATAAAGCCTGAGTTTCATTCTTTAACACTGTTAATCAAAGTGTACCTCACTATTTCATTTTCCTGTCATCACTACATAACTGAACAGTTCACAACTATGAtgataaatacataaacacactgaGGGGATCTGCCCAGTGTATCACAGCACTGTTGGGGCCTGTTTAGCTCCAGGGGCCCACTGAGGTATAAAGGCCTCGTTCTAGTGTGAACCAAAGGGAATAATTGTGTAACAATTAGAGTAACACACTTCCCACTAGGTCTGTGTGGCTGCAGGATGGAGTGGTTCTGGGAGCAGACACAAGAGCCACATCCAGTGAAGTAGTGGCTGACAAGATGTGCACCAAGATCCATTACATTGCTCCAAATATATAGTAAGTCTTGTATACGCACACTGAAAGACAACCGGAGATCCACCTTTAAAATACTCTCACTGTCATCAGGCTGAAACGTATATTCCTTCTTGTGGTCGTGGTTCCATAAAGTGTCTCCTTTACTTGTGATTTCCTACATATTCCACAATGCCTTACAGAGCCCTCAGATAAGCACTAAGGTTTTTGTGCttgcagtgcattctgggttaTTGAGGCTACTGCAGGAAATGGAATAAGTCGCTGTGACCTTTGGGGTATAATGGATTTCTGAGACTGTTGAAGTAAAACTGAAAAGATGCTGcagttcctcttctctctctttcccaatTCCCTGTagcctttttcatattttccctcaactcttcattcacaaaacacTACTTTCTCTGTCCTAGTTGTTGTGGAGCAGGTACAGCAGCAGATACAGAGAAGACCACggagctcctctcctccaaccTCACCATCTTCTCCCTGAACAGCGGCAGGAACCCTCGTGTCGTCATGGCCGTCAACATCCTCCAGGAGATGTTGTACAGGTTTGTGTAGCACATGAGCTCGTATCCACAGGTGTGTGAATGAGTTCAAGTAGCCGTTAAAAACCCCGTTCTGATCTCTGTGCTCCTCAGGTATCACGGCCAAATTGGGGCCAGTCTCATACTGGGAGGAGTAGATTGCACTGGGAACTACCTGTACACGGTGGGGCCGTACGGCAGCGTGAACACGATGCCTTACCTTGCAATGGGTACCTACGAGATAGAAAGATATTCTCTAAGCATCGTGGCTCCAGAACATTCACCATttggaataacatttgaatCTGCTGTACTTATTCATTGGATTCCTTCTCAGACCACATGTCTGTTTCATCCTGCAGGCTCTGGGGATCTGGCTGCTTTGGGGATTCTAGAGGACGGGTACAAACCCCACCTGGAGGTACGCCTCCTGGACACCTGTTACACACTGTGACAAGGATTGATAGTCAGGATCATTTACACACCATCACAACATTATTTCACTTACTTTTGGGCATCTTTAACTTAATAATTGGCATAAGGTGGGATTGTAGGTCAAATAATCAGCTACGTGCAAACaatatggaaaatgtttttaaaaaaatgattcctGTCACTATTGAATGACGAAATAGAAAAACTGTTTGGGTATTTGGGGAGTTTCTCTCTGTCATTTCCCTGAATTCTTGTAACTCTCCCAGCTGGACAAGGCCAAGGAGCTGGTGCGTACCGCCATCCACGCAGGAATCATGAATGACCTCGCCTCAGGCAACAACATCGACATCTGTGTCATCACCAGAGAAGGAGCGGACTACATCAGGCCGTACCAGGTGTCAGAGTACACAGACAAAAGGTAGGAGTGTGACTGACTTCTGCTGTATGGATCGATTCTTAAAGGAGCTGTGAGTAGGATTGAGTCTCTGGTGATGAGGCTGCAGATTGTTTCCCCTTCCTTTCCAAGTGAGTCAATGATGTAACAACAAGGACAGCTCACTAAAGCCAGTATCCAGTCTGTAGAAACATGGCTGTGCATGAAACTCCATGAAGAGGAGCCGGTCCTGTAGATGTGAAGGGCTCATTCCAAGCTTAATAACACACACGATTCTTAGCTTCAGGTGATTATACTTCAATAGAAACATGCTATGAATATTACActgaatttattttcatcaatacCTCTAACCCTACACACTGCTCCTTTAAAAAGAGATTATGTTGAACCATGTGTACAAATCAGGTTTCCCTCTCAGAGTAGTGGATATCATCTGTATGTGATTATACAATAACGTTTTTGCTTTTTAGTTATTGAATCCCTCTAACCATCCATTCTTCTATCctaggaaaacaaaatacaaatatggtGCAGGTACAACAGCGGTTCTGACGGAGAAAGTAGTCCCTGTAAAGCTGGAGGTTGTAGAGGAGACTGTGCAGCGGATGGATACAGCTTGATCTGTGATGCAGTCACAccttaaaacaacacatttagcagaaaagtgaataaatgtctttttttcacttaaaaaataaaatgcaagccGTGAAAACCTTTTAATGAACATTGTCATGGTTTCTATTCTTCACTGTGAGGTGACAGAAATACATGAAACAGACTGTTTCGTCTATTGTATTTCAGACCAgatgaaagaaatataaaatgtggcaaaataattcaaattgaatgaaaatctATTCCATCCctgttgctgtttattttcatgttttgaaatgatctgctaaatgtattattaatttcaAGCCTAAagcagtgtatttatttataataatactcCATCAACCCGACTACAGTAGATACAGcgtattgttataaatatgaa
This genomic interval from Pungitius pungitius chromosome 17, fPunPun2.1, whole genome shotgun sequence contains the following:
- the LOC119219579 gene encoding proteasome subunit beta type-7-like — translated: MALSNVLQAPAAGFNFDHAARNAELEALFDGQVPKPVKTGTTIAGVVFKDGVVLGADTRATSSEVVADKMCTKIHYIAPNIYCCGAGTAADTEKTTELLSSNLTIFSLNSGRNPRVVMAVNILQEMLYRYHGQIGASLILGGVDCTGNYLYTVGPYGSVNTMPYLAMGSGDLAALGILEDGYKPHLELDKAKELVRTAIHAGIMNDLASGNNIDICVITREGADYIRPYQVSEYTDKRKTKYKYGAGTTAVLTEKVVPVKLEVVEETVQRMDTA
- the LOC119218716 gene encoding proteasome subunit beta type-6-B like protein, with protein sequence MEKRSVDSRVKGVSTGTTILAATFDGGVVIGSDSRASIGGEYVSSKTINKVVQVHDQIFCCMAGSLADAQAVTKAAKFHLSLHSVQMESPPLVIAAASVLQELCYNNKEELQAGFITAGWDRKKGPQVYVVSLGGMLIGQPVTIGGSGSTYIYGYVDAKYKAHMSREECLQFATNALALAMGRDNVSGGVAHLVVITETGVEHVVVPGNQLPKFHNE